From a region of the Paenibacillus sp. FSL R10-2734 genome:
- a CDS encoding type 1 glutamine amidotransferase domain-containing protein: MSNVAFLLANDFEDSEMKVPYDEVIKAGHQADIIGLKKGETLLGKKKKVSYAADKAIADVQAGDYDAIVIPGGSSPENLRQNADILKFVKEANEAGKTIASICHGPQILISADLLKGRTITSYPPLKDDVVNAGAEFKDEEVVVDRNYITSRTPKDEPAFVREILKVLK; this comes from the coding sequence ATGAGTAACGTTGCATTTTTACTAGCTAATGATTTTGAAGATTCTGAAATGAAGGTTCCTTACGATGAAGTTATAAAGGCAGGACATCAAGCTGACATTATCGGTTTAAAGAAGGGGGAGACCTTACTGGGGAAAAAGAAAAAGGTTTCCTACGCAGCCGATAAAGCTATAGCTGACGTTCAAGCCGGTGATTATGACGCGATTGTAATTCCGGGGGGTTCTTCCCCAGAAAATTTACGGCAAAATGCTGATATTCTGAAGTTTGTGAAAGAAGCAAACGAAGCTGGTAAGACTATCGCCTCTATTTGCCACGGACCCCAAATTCTGATCAGTGCAGACTTGCTTAAGGGACGTACCATTACCTCTTATCCTCCGCTCAAGGATGATGTAGTGAATGCCGGTGCGGAGTTCAAAGATGAAGAAGTAGTAGTTGATCGTAATTACATTACTTCGCGTACACCGAAAGATGAGCCTGCCTTCGTTCGTGAAATATTGAAGGTCCTGAAATAA